In the Caballeronia sp. M1242 genome, ACACCACGGTGCTCAGCGTGGGATCGACATGCCCGGTCAGCTTGAGCCCTTTCGCCTCGGTGGCGACGCGGCTCGACTGCATCAGTTCGTCGAACAGGCTTGCCAGATCGAAGCTGTCGACGGTCAGCATGGAATCGTCGCTCAGCAGCTTCGAATATTCGACCATCTCGTCGACGAGCGTCGCCATGTCCACCACCTGCCTGTTCGCGAGCCCGAGCGCCGTATCGCGTCTGCCGGGCGAACGCGCGGCCAATTGCAGCGCGGTCGAGAACACATTGAGGAAATTGCGCAGATCATGCGCGACGCGCCGCGTGACCTGCATGCGCGACTCGTAAAGATCGCCGATGAGCTGCTGGCGCAGCGTCAGTTCCTGATTCGCGCGCTCCAGCATGCCGGTGTATTCGTCGATCTTGCGGTCGCGCTCGGTCACCGCTTCGCGAACCGATGCCAGCGTGACGAGGCTCACCACTTCGTCTGTCATGAGGCGCGCGTATTCTTCGTCCGCGCGGCTGAAGTCTTCGTGCGACGCCGCGTAATCGCCGATTGCGGACAACAGAACCTGTCTGAAGAGATCGAGTTCGCGCACCAGTTCGTCGATGCGATAGCCTTGCTGCCAGCGCCATTGACCGTGCTGGCGGGCGTCGTGCTCGAGCGCGCCTTCCTGCCCGCTCAGGTTGCGCGTTTCGAGGACGTTGCAGATTTCTTCGAGGATGCTCGGCAGATGGTCCGCAAGCTGGCGATACGTGAGCTGGTCCGAATGCTCGACTTCCTGATCGCCGAAGACGAGCTTCATCCATCTCTCGGTCAGCGCGGCCTGCTGCGTGCGCAGCGCGGCCACGAGTCCATTCATGCCGTCGGCGGGAATGTCGCGCATGTGCGGTTCTCCGATTTCCGTGCGCCCGAGACGGCGCTAAAGGACCGGCCGTTGGACCGGAAGTGCGACAGTGCGACAGGGCGGCACATACCTCGGCAGTATAGGCCGCCAGAAATGCGTTTAGCGCAAATCCGACCGGTCTGTTCAACCACTTACGTCAAGCTTTACCTGCAGCGCTCGCCTTCATGCTCGCGCGCGGCTGCGTGATCGTGCAAGATTGCATGGTCACGCGTGACGCACTCATGGAAGGAGAGAAAATGACCTCATCGGGCGGCTGGGAAGCGAAGCAGTACAGTGTCTTCGAAGCGGAGCGCACGCGGCCGGTCCGCGATCTCCTTCACGCGGCGCAGGGCGCGACAATTCGCGCGGCGGTGGATCTCGGCTGCGGGCCGGGCAACTCGACCGAGACGCTGCTCGCCTATGCGCCGCAGGCACGCATCGTGGGCATCGACAGTTCGGCCGACATGATCGAGGCCGCCCGCAAGCGTCTGCCGCAGTTGCGCTTCGAGCTGGCGGATATCTCGGCCTGGAACGAAGCCGGCCCCTACGACCTGATACTCGCGAACGCGTCGTTGCAGTGGGTTCCCGATCACGAGACGCTGCTGCCGCGACTCGTCAGCCTGCTCGGGCCCGGCGGACGGCTCGCCGTGCAGATGCCGGACAACCTCGACGAGCCGTCTCACAGGCTCATGCGCGAGGTGGCGGCGAACGGGCCGTGGCGCGAGCGGCTCGCAGGCACCGAGCGCACGCTCCGCCACGATGCGCACTGGTACTACGCGCGACTCACGCCGCACTGCGAGCGCGTCGATGTGTGGCGCACCATCTATCATCATCCGCTCGCAGGCGGCATCGACGCCGTCATCGAATGGTTTAAGGGCAGCGCGTTGCGGCCCATGCTCGCGAAGCTCTCGGCGGATGAACAGACCGCCTTTCTGGACCAGTACCGCGAAGCGCTCAAATCGGCCTATGAGGTTCTCGCCGACGGCACCGTGCTGCTGCCGTTCCCGCGCCTCTTTTTCGTCGCGACGCGTTGATGCAGCGTTACTGCGCCCGTCCGTTGTCCCGCAGCATCTGCACGAACTGGCGCGCGGCTGGCGAAAGCGCGCCGCCCTTTCGCGTCACGATGCCATACGTCTGCGATTTGAGCTTCATGCGTATCGGCAGCACGCGCAGCATGCCGTGGCGCTCGAACACGCGCGCGACGCTCGCCGGCAGAATCGATACGAGTTCGGGACTCTCCTGCAGCAGCGTCACCGTGACGAACGGCGATGCCGTCGAGATAGGATTGGCGGGCATCGGCAGGCCGGCGAGGTCGAGTTCGCGCTCGAGCAGCGCGCTCATCGGCAAATAGCTCGGATACGTCACCCAGCGGCGGTTCGCCAGGTCCGCCAGCGCGGCTTCGCGCGCTTGCCCGTCGCCGCGCGCGCGTCCCGCCACGATGCACAGCGGCTCGTCCGTCAACGGTTGATAGTGATACTTCGACGGCTGCTCGGACACGCTCGCGCGGCCGATCACGAGATCGACGCGGCCGTCGTCCAGCATCGCAAGCATGTTCGCGCTCGTGTCCTCGACGATCTCGACGGCGAGATCCGGATGTTTCGCGTGCATCTCGTTGACCATCGGCGCGACGACGCCCGGCACCGCGCCCATGATCGTGCCGACGGTCAGCCGCCCGCCCGTGCCCGCGCGAATCTGCGCGACTTCCTGACAGAGCGCGGATAAATCGGCGGCGAGCACGCGCGCATAGCGCACCACGCAGCGGCCGAACGGATTCGGGATGAGTCCCGTTTTCGCGCGCTCGAAAAGCGGCGCTTCGAGCATCGACTCCAGTTCGGCGAGCGCCTTGCTCGCGGCGGACTGCGTCATCGCCATAGCGCTCGACGCCTTGTGCAGCGACTTGTGATCGTCCAGCGCGATCAAGAGTTGCAGCTGCTTCATGCGCAGCCGCGACATCAGGACATCGAGAGTCGTCTTCATCGTAAGAAATAAAGCGCCCGTGATTCCAAAAAGCGATCAAGCGATGGAAAGCTTTCACTATACAGGCGCGTTCGCCGGGTCGTATAGTCGGCGCAGCACGACGCTCGCTAAGGAAGCGTCGCGACCCTCTATCACGGAAGGACGAGACACCATGGAACTCACAGGCAACCTGCTCATCGGCCAGCAATCGGTGCGCGGCACGAACGGCACCATTAAGGCCGTCAACGCATCGACGGGCGCAGCCATCGAACCGGGATTCGGCGGCGCAACGCTCGACGATCTGGACCGCGCGTGCGCGCTCGCGTGGGCCGCGTTCGACGTCTATCGCGAAACCGCGCCGGAGGCCCGCGCGAAGTTTCTCGAAGCGATCGCGCAGAACATCCTCGATATCGGCGACGACCTGATCGAACGCTGCATGATCGAAAGCGGCCTGCCGCGCGGGCGTCTGGAAGGCGAGCGCGGCCGCACGGTCGGCCAGTTGCGCATGTTCGCGGATGTCGTGCGCAACGGCGATTACCTCGGCGTGCGCATCGACCCGCCGCAACCCGACCGTAAGCCGATGCCGCGCGTGGATCTGCGCCTGCGTCATATCGGCGTCGGTCCCGTCGCCGTGTTCGGCGCGAGCAACTTCCCGCTGGCGTTCTCCGTCGCGGGCGGCGATACGGCGTCCGCGCTGGCCGCGGGTTGCCCGGTGATCGCGAAGGCGCACTCGGCGCATCCGGGCACGGCGGAACTCGTCGGCCGCGCGGTGCAAAAGGCCGTGAAGGACTGCGGCATGCCGGAAGGCACGTTCTCGCTGCTTTTCGACAGCGGCCGCGACATCGGTCAGGGTCTGGTGAAGGACAATCGCGTGAAGGCGGCCGGTTTCACAGGTTCGCGTGGCGGCGGCACCGCGCTGATGAAGCTCGCGGCCGAACGCGCCGAGCCGATCCCGGTTTACGCGGAAATGAGCAGCATCAACCCGGTTCTGCTGTTCCCGGCAGCGCTCGCGAACCGCACCGAAGCGATCGCGCGTGGTTTCGTGCAGTCGCTCGTGCTGGGCGCGGGCCAGTTCTGCACGAACCCCGGCCTGGTGCTCGCAGTCGACGGCCCGGACCTCGACAAGTTCATCGAAGCGGCATCGGCGGCGCTCAAGGAAACCGCCGCGCAGACGATGCTCACGCCGGGCATCCACAAGGCATACGAAGGCGCGGTCGAGAAGATCGCTTCGCACGACGGCGTCAAGACCGCCGCTCGCGGCCTGCCGGCGCAGGGCGGCAACCAGGGTCAGGCGGCGCTCTTCGTCACGACCGCCGACGCGTTCCGTGAGAACCACGCGCTGCAGGACGAAATTTTCGGGGCGTCGTCGCTCGTCGTGCGCTGCCCGGACCTCGCCACGATGCGCGATCTGATCGAATCGCTCGAAGGCCAACTCACCGCCGCGCTGCAGATCGACGAAGCCGATTACGCCGAGGCGCGCAGCTTCGTGGCTCCGCTCGAACGCCGCACGGGCCGTATTCTGGTGAACGGCTTCGGCACGGGCGTCGAAGTAGGCCACGCGATGGTCCACGGCGGCCCGTATCCGTCGACCGCCGATGGCCGCTCGACGTCGGTCGGCAGCCTCGCCATCAACCGCTTCCTGCGGCCCGTGAGTTATCAGGATCTGCCGGAAGCGCTGCTGCCCGATCCGGTCAAGTCGGATAATCCGCTCGGCCTGAACCGCCGTATCGACGGCAAGCTGCAACTGGCCAGCTGATCGTTGCCACGGAGCGCCCCTCGGGGCGCTTCCGCTTCACTGTCGATGTTCGCGCCTACGCGGTCGACGCGCCGCCGTCTTCGCGCTGCGGGGCGAACGGATCGGCGGAACCGGCGCGGTCGTGCAGCGTCATCGTGAACATGCCGGCCGCCGCCTTGTCGATTGCCGAGATAAGCGCCGGGCCAACATGTCTGTGGTCCGTCAATAGTTCGGAATCCTTGTTATCGACCGCCGTAGCATTCGCCGCGCCCGATGCGATGGAAAAACAACACGGCGCGCGCCCCGGAAGAGCTTTCACATCAGCGGCTTAGCGAGCGGCCGCCGGGCATTGTCGGTTATCGGCTAAAGAATGGCGTCTCGCCACCGCTGCCCCGCGCCCAGAATATCCCGATGAGAGTAGCGAAGCGTGGCGCCCGCGCGCGCACCGGAATGGTGTCGCGGCTGCACCGATTGCGCATTCGCATCCGACGAGGGCCGTCCGCCGCCGCTTCATCGGCAAGCGCGGCGACACGCAGCACGGAGCAAGCGCGCAGCCGCCGCCACCGGGCGGCCCAAGGTAGGTGCGAAACGCAATTGACGTCCGTCGATGGTTGACGCCATATTCGGATTTCGTCTTCCGCCGTCAAGCTTGGCCGGTGGAGGAAACAATACGAAGGATTGCTGCCGCCCGGATGCCCCGGCGTTCATCGCATGGGCCGGGCGCACGGCGGCCACGTTATCGCACATGTCCTTCGAGGGCTTCAGCATGACCACGCGTTTGACGTTTCCCGCATCCATGTTCTCCGTCGTCTGCCAGCGCTGCGGCAGCACGGTGCGCAAGAACGCCGACAGTTGCCCGAACTGCGGCGCCGATCGCAGCGCGGCTTTCGGCCGCAAACGCGGCGGCGCGGCACGTCCGCGCGCCAACATGTTCGAGCAACAGATGTCGAATCCGCCGTTCGTATCGGCGTCCGCTTCCACGCCCGTCGACGACGGCGAACCCGGCATGCATTCCGGCTGGGCCGGCGGCTGGGATCCGAAGCGCGCGAGCGAACGCATCGCGCAGAAGGCCGCCGAGCACCGGGCAAAGCGCGTCGAGGAATCGGCGCGCAACGCTTACGCCGATCCGAGCAACGATCCGGACGCCCTGCCCGGCCCAAGCCGGTGGAACGGCAGCAAGACGCTCATCGCCGGCGCGTGCGCGCTGGCGCTCGTGGCGGGCGGCGTCGCCTATATGCGATACAGCGCGGACGACCACGCGGCTTCAGGCGACCTGAGCGCGTCCGGTGCGATCGACGCGAAACTCGGCCCGTTCGGGCGCGGCGCAACCGATGCATCCAATTCGACCGACACGAGCCCTCCCGCCGACGCGCCCGCGCAACAAGCTCCCGGCGCGGCGAAAGCAGGCGCGTTGACGCTCGCTCCGGGCGACCCGCTGCAAGGCACGCGCGCGGCGCTGGACCAGCACGATCTGACGCTGGCGCGCGCCCGGATGAAGGCGCTGCCGGCTCGCGAGCAGGCGCGCCCCGAATTCGACGCGCTGAAAGACGAGCTCGTCAAACGCGAACAGCAACGCGACGCGGCGCTGCAACTGGCGCGCGCCTGCGAACGCACGTCCGCGTGGGCGTGCGTGCAGCAGAATGCCGCCGAGGCGCTGGCGCTCGATGGCGGCAACGCCGAGTCGCAGGCCATGCTGGAGCGCGTGATCACGCATGCCGGCTGGCTCGTCGCGACGCCGCAAGGCGCAAAGAAAGGCACCACGGCCGGCAGTCCCACCGACGCCCCGAATACCGGCACCGCCGTTGCCGGCAGCGTCACGCCGGCGCCCGCTGCGGCTGCGACGCCGCCCGCTGCCGTTGCTGCGCAGGCAAACGTTGCATCGGCTCCGCAGGCGGACAAGACCGATGTACTGGCCGCGAAGCCCGCGCCCGACAAGCGCAGCGGACAACGCAGCGCGAACGCGGCGGCGGCCGCCGCTGCCGCTGCCGCTGCCCGGCAGGCCGCGCTCGACGACGCCCGCGCCGCCGAATACACATTGCGCGCCGAAAAGATCGCCCGTGCGCAAGCCGCGACGAACGCGATGGTCGCGGCCACGATTCTGCCGCCGTCGCCCAGCGTGGCGGCTCCGACTAAGCCTGCGACGCCGGCAGCGACCGAGCCTGTCGCCGCCGCGCCCGCCGCTCCGGCTGCGGCCAAGCCGTCGACCGCCGCGCCGACGCAGGCTCAGGAGTCCGGCAACGGCATGTACGTCGCGACGAGCCCGCCGAACAGCAACGGCATGTATGTCGCGCCGAGCACCGTGCAGGGCGAGATGTATGTCGCCCCCGCCGCGCCGAACGGCATGTATGTCGCGCCTTCAGCTCGGCCCGCGCCGGCTCCCGCCCCGACCCAGCGCGCGACGCCTTCTGGCCCGCAGTCGTCAGTGCCGCCGCTTCTGCCGCAGGCTGCCGCGATCCAGCCGCAAGCCGCGCACGCATTGCCGTCCGGCTCGCAGGCCGTGCGGCCCGCCAGCATGGAGCGTCCGGCGGTCGCCACGACGACCGCCGCGACCGCCACCGCGAGCACGCTGCCCACGACAACCGTCAGCGGCACCGCGCGCACGGCAACATCCTTCGGGGCGTCGAGCGTGACGGCGCGCATGGACGCCGACAAGACCGACGATGTGGAGCGCGCCATCAAGCAATACGGCTGGAGCAGCGGCAACGAAAGGCCCGCGCCCGCGCGCTGACCGGTTCCCGCATCGCCTCCGCGCTATCGCATCACCGGCATTACCGGCATTACCGCATCACCCGTATCACGCGACGCCCCCGCGTCGCGTGACTTTCAAAGAACCCGTCCAACTCGACTCAAGGGTCAATCATGGTCTCCAGCCAACTCATGCGGAATGCCGCGCGGAGGGCGTTCGCCCTCTGCGCTTTCGTCGGACTCGCCTGTGCCGCGCAAGCCGGCTACGCGGCCGATCCCGTGCCGTACAAAATCACGACCGGGCAGGAACGCGGCACCTATATTCAAATCGGGCAGGATTTGTCGAAGTACGTGGCCGAGCCCGCCGGCATGGACCTCGAAGTGCTGCCGTCAAAAGGATCGGCGGAAAATGTCCAGCGCATGCGCTATGAGCCCGGCGTGAAGTTCGCGCTGGTGCAGTCGGACGTGTATCAGGCTTACCTCGACATGGCGAATTCCGGCAACGCCGAGGCCGGCCGGATCATTCAGCCGCTGCGGCTCATCATGCCGCTCTACGACGAGGAGATTTATTTTGTCGTGCGGTCGGATTCGCCGCTTAAGAACATCAACGAGATCAAGGGCAAGAACATCAGCGTCGGGCCGATCGGCAGCGGCACGGCGCAGTCCGCCGAAACGCTGTACCGGCTGATGTTCGGCGAGCCGATTCCCGATGCCAACGAGCAGCACTACAACAACGAAGACGCGCTTGCCAAGCTCATCGTGCGCAAGATCGACGTCGCGGTGATCGTCGCCGGCCAGCCCGCCAAGCTGTTTCAGGACATGAACCCCGAGCTGCTCCAGCAGATCAAGCTGCTGCGCCTCGACCCGTCCGCGCCTGAAACGGCTCGCGCGAAGCAGACGTATTTTCCCGCGACCATCCGCACGACGAGCTACCCGAACTGGATTCAGGAAGACACGCCGACGCTGACCGTGAAGGCGTTCCTCGTCACGTACGACTACGGTCTGCGCGGCACGGTCGGCGCGCTGTCGAAGTTCGCGGATTCGCTCTGCGCCAATTTCGATACGCTGCAGGCGAGCGGGCATCCGAAGTGGAAGCAGGTCCACCTCGAATTGCCGCCGCTCACGCGCGGCTGGAAATACTATCCGCCGATGGAAAAGCACTTGCGCGCGTGCATCGCGAAGCGCGCGGCGCTCGCGCAGTCGCAGGGCTCGGCGCAGACCGTGTCAGCGCGCGGCACGGACGCCGCCGCGCAGAAGAAGAAGTCCTCCTGCACCGCGCAGGAAAAGCTGCTGCTGCTCTGCGACCAGTAACGCGCGGCGCTAGCTTCGAAGCGACGGCATGAAAGCGGACTCGAACGACGGATATCTGCGATAAGCCGAGATCGAAGTCCATTCGCGTGTCGTCGCGTCGGTGCGGAACTGGCGTTGCGCCGCGAAGCCGCCCTTGCAGGCCGATTTGTGGAGCGCCCGGTGACGCGCCCGCGAACGCGCTTCGAGGCGGCGTTCCAGCGCCGCCGCGCCCGCGAACCAGTGGTCGATGGCGCCGCCGAGCGCCGCGAGGATGCCGACGCCCGCCATCCAGCCGGCCGCCATGCTGTCGAACGCGCAGGTGACACCTGCGCCGCCGCACATCGCCGCGAAGAAGACCAGCATGATCCACGCGAACGGCGGACTTTCCTCGTGCTCCGTGCGGCAAGCGAGCCGCGGGGCGCGTACGGCCGCAGCCTGTCTCATGTCGTAAGTATTCGCTGATCGGTTCATCTTCGTTCTCCATGCGCCGCGGATTCGCGTCCGCAAAAGTTACGCAGATGCAGAGAACAGCGATATAAGACTTCTCCGAACAAAGCGGGCACGCATGGCTAGCGGCTACTTGGCGCCAGCGAACTCCTGCACGTCGGCATCGGCTTCGCCCGCGAGCGGAACGACGCCCGATGGACCCGACGCGCGCGGCTGCAACAACAGCGCAACCAGCCCCGTCCAGCCCGTCTGATGCGACGCGCCGACGCCGCGCCCGTTGTCGCCGTGAAAGTACTCGTGAAAGAGCACGAGATCGCGCGAGCGCGGATCGGCCTGCAACAGCGGATACGCCGCCATCACCGGTCGCTCGCCGTTCTTGTCGAGCAGGAACAGCGTGGTCACGCGGCGCGCGAGTTCGTCGGCGATTTCGGCGAGCGAGAACGTCTGCCCAGAGCCCGTCGGATACTCCACGCGAAAATCGTCGCCGTAATAGCGGTGGAATTCGAGAATGGATTCGATCAGCAGATAGTTCACCGGCATCCACACCGGCCCGCGCCAGTTCGAGTTGCCGCCGAACACGCGCGAGGTCGATTCCGCCGGCTGATACTGCACGCAGAAGCTCTCGCCGTTGTGATAGAAGACGAACGGATTGTCGCGATGCACGCGCGACAACGCCCGCACGCCGTGGTCGGACAGAAACTCGGACTCGTCGAGCATGCGCCTCAGAAGCGCCTTCATGCGATGCCCGCGCAGAAGCGACAGCAGCACGCTATTGCCCTGACCCGCGATATTCCAGCGCGAGACGAGCCGCGACAAATCCAGCCGATGTTCCAGAAACCAGTGCAGGCGCTCGCGCAACTCCGGCAACGCGCGATACACGCTCGGCTCCAGCACATGCACGGCAAAGAGCGGAATCAGTCCGACGATCGACCGCACGCGCATCGGCACGCTGGAGCCGTCCGGCAGGCGCAGCTTGTCGTAGAAGAACTCGTCCTCGCTGTCCCACAGGCCCGTATCGCAGCCGTCCTCGCAGCTGACTGCCTCGGCGATATACAGGAAGTGCTCGAAGAACTTCACCGCGATATCCACGAACACCGGGTTCGCGTACGCGAGTTCCAGCGCGATGCGCATGAGGTCGAGCGCATACGCCGCCATCCACGCGGTGCCGTCGGCCTGATCGATATGACCGCCCGTCGGCAGCGGCGCGGAACGATCGAAGATGCCGACGTTATCCAGCCCGAGAAACCCGCCCTGGAAGATGTTGCGGCCGTCCGCGTCCTTGCGGTTCACCCACCACGAGAAGTTGAGCAGCAGCTTGTGGAAGACGAGTTCCAGAAAGTCGCGATCGCCCTTGCCGGTGATCGCCCGGTCGATC is a window encoding:
- the tam gene encoding trans-aconitate 2-methyltransferase — protein: MTSSGGWEAKQYSVFEAERTRPVRDLLHAAQGATIRAAVDLGCGPGNSTETLLAYAPQARIVGIDSSADMIEAARKRLPQLRFELADISAWNEAGPYDLILANASLQWVPDHETLLPRLVSLLGPGGRLAVQMPDNLDEPSHRLMREVAANGPWRERLAGTERTLRHDAHWYYARLTPHCERVDVWRTIYHHPLAGGIDAVIEWFKGSALRPMLAKLSADEQTAFLDQYREALKSAYEVLADGTVLLPFPRLFFVATR
- a CDS encoding TAXI family TRAP transporter solute-binding subunit, which codes for MVSSQLMRNAARRAFALCAFVGLACAAQAGYAADPVPYKITTGQERGTYIQIGQDLSKYVAEPAGMDLEVLPSKGSAENVQRMRYEPGVKFALVQSDVYQAYLDMANSGNAEAGRIIQPLRLIMPLYDEEIYFVVRSDSPLKNINEIKGKNISVGPIGSGTAQSAETLYRLMFGEPIPDANEQHYNNEDALAKLIVRKIDVAVIVAGQPAKLFQDMNPELLQQIKLLRLDPSAPETARAKQTYFPATIRTTSYPNWIQEDTPTLTVKAFLVTYDYGLRGTVGALSKFADSLCANFDTLQASGHPKWKQVHLELPPLTRGWKYYPPMEKHLRACIAKRAALAQSQGSAQTVSARGTDAAAQKKKSSCTAQEKLLLLCDQ
- a CDS encoding LysR family transcriptional regulator, with the translated sequence MKTTLDVLMSRLRMKQLQLLIALDDHKSLHKASSAMAMTQSAASKALAELESMLEAPLFERAKTGLIPNPFGRCVVRYARVLAADLSALCQEVAQIRAGTGGRLTVGTIMGAVPGVVAPMVNEMHAKHPDLAVEIVEDTSANMLAMLDDGRVDLVIGRASVSEQPSKYHYQPLTDEPLCIVAGRARGDGQAREAALADLANRRWVTYPSYLPMSALLERELDLAGLPMPANPISTASPFVTVTLLQESPELVSILPASVARVFERHGMLRVLPIRMKLKSQTYGIVTRKGGALSPAARQFVQMLRDNGRAQ
- a CDS encoding zinc ribbon domain-containing protein, with product MTTRLTFPASMFSVVCQRCGSTVRKNADSCPNCGADRSAAFGRKRGGAARPRANMFEQQMSNPPFVSASASTPVDDGEPGMHSGWAGGWDPKRASERIAQKAAEHRAKRVEESARNAYADPSNDPDALPGPSRWNGSKTLIAGACALALVAGGVAYMRYSADDHAASGDLSASGAIDAKLGPFGRGATDASNSTDTSPPADAPAQQAPGAAKAGALTLAPGDPLQGTRAALDQHDLTLARARMKALPAREQARPEFDALKDELVKREQQRDAALQLARACERTSAWACVQQNAAEALALDGGNAESQAMLERVITHAGWLVATPQGAKKGTTAGSPTDAPNTGTAVAGSVTPAPAAAATPPAAVAAQANVASAPQADKTDVLAAKPAPDKRSGQRSANAAAAAAAAAAARQAALDDARAAEYTLRAEKIARAQAATNAMVAATILPPSPSVAAPTKPATPAATEPVAAAPAAPAAAKPSTAAPTQAQESGNGMYVATSPPNSNGMYVAPSTVQGEMYVAPAAPNGMYVAPSARPAPAPAPTQRATPSGPQSSVPPLLPQAAAIQPQAAHALPSGSQAVRPASMERPAVATTTAATATASTLPTTTVSGTARTATSFGASSVTARMDADKTDDVERAIKQYGWSSGNERPAPAR
- a CDS encoding aldehyde dehydrogenase (NADP(+)), which codes for MELTGNLLIGQQSVRGTNGTIKAVNASTGAAIEPGFGGATLDDLDRACALAWAAFDVYRETAPEARAKFLEAIAQNILDIGDDLIERCMIESGLPRGRLEGERGRTVGQLRMFADVVRNGDYLGVRIDPPQPDRKPMPRVDLRLRHIGVGPVAVFGASNFPLAFSVAGGDTASALAAGCPVIAKAHSAHPGTAELVGRAVQKAVKDCGMPEGTFSLLFDSGRDIGQGLVKDNRVKAAGFTGSRGGGTALMKLAAERAEPIPVYAEMSSINPVLLFPAALANRTEAIARGFVQSLVLGAGQFCTNPGLVLAVDGPDLDKFIEAASAALKETAAQTMLTPGIHKAYEGAVEKIASHDGVKTAARGLPAQGGNQGQAALFVTTADAFRENHALQDEIFGASSLVVRCPDLATMRDLIESLEGQLTAALQIDEADYAEARSFVAPLERRTGRILVNGFGTGVEVGHAMVHGGPYPSTADGRSTSVGSLAINRFLRPVSYQDLPEALLPDPVKSDNPLGLNRRIDGKLQLAS
- a CDS encoding sensor histidine kinase, coding for MRDIPADGMNGLVAALRTQQAALTERWMKLVFGDQEVEHSDQLTYRQLADHLPSILEEICNVLETRNLSGQEGALEHDARQHGQWRWQQGYRIDELVRELDLFRQVLLSAIGDYAASHEDFSRADEEYARLMTDEVVSLVTLASVREAVTERDRKIDEYTGMLERANQELTLRQQLIGDLYESRMQVTRRVAHDLRNFLNVFSTALQLAARSPGRRDTALGLANRQVVDMATLVDEMVEYSKLLSDDSMLTVDSFDLASLFDELMQSSRVATEAKGLKLTGHVDPTLSTVVSNRLKVKQVALNLLSNAVKYTSSGEIVLSITAAPEDRWRLRVADTGVGISEADQERVFEEFQRAAGDDIPGTGLGLAIVKELTRTLDGELRFHSSKGHGSVFEVTFPLVLTPRSTNAE